A genomic region of Haliotis asinina isolate JCU_RB_2024 chromosome 1, JCU_Hal_asi_v2, whole genome shotgun sequence contains the following coding sequences:
- the LOC137295661 gene encoding protein unc-119 homolog B-like isoform X2: MSTDTRTANSGKKKGGGFLSRQAKAKSQTECVTEEELLKRDVVTPDDVLRLSKTTEKYLCPPEANVYGIDFTRFKLRDMESGTVLFEVAKPPPPDGEDADLDLEDSDPNAGRFVRYQFTPQFLKLRTVGATVEFVVGDKPVNKFRMIEKHYFREKMLKCFDFEFGFCIPHSRNTVEHIYEFPLLNQEEIQDMIDHPYETRSDSFYFVEEKLIMHNKADYAYNGGA, translated from the exons ATGAGTACAGACACACGGACTGCTAATTCGGGGAAGAAGAAAGGCGGTGGATTTTTATCGCGTCAAGCGAAAGCGAAATCACAGACTGAATGCGTGACAGAAGAAGAACTTTTGAAGAGGGACGTTGTGACGCCAGATGATGTATTACGACTAAGTAAAACTACAGAGA AATACCTGTGTCCACCTGAGGCCAATGTGTATGGAATCGACTTCACCCGCTTCAAGCTGCGAGATATGGAATCTGGCACAGTGCTGTTTGAAGTAGCTAAACCTCCCCCACCTG ATGGGGAAGatgctgaccttgaccttgaagaTAGCGATCCTAATGCTGGACGCTTTGTCAGATACCAGTTTACACCACAGTTTCTCAAACTGAGGACAGTCGGAGCCAC TGTGGAGTTTGTAGTTGGAGACAAGCCAGTCAACAAGTTCCGCATGATTGAAAAGCACTACTTCAGAGAGAAGATGCTCAAATGTTTTGACTTTGAGTTTGGATTCTGCATCCCTCACAGCCGGAACACAGTGGAGCATATATATGAATTCCCACTTCTGAACCAAGAAGAAA TCCAAGACATGATTGACCACCCTTATGAGACTCGCTCCGACAGTTTCTACTTCGTGGAAGAGAAGCTGATCATGCACAATAAAGCAGACTACGCCTACAATGGTGGTGCCTAG
- the LOC137295661 gene encoding protein unc-119 homolog B-like isoform X1, giving the protein MSTDTRTANSGKKKGGGFLSRQAKAKSQTECVTEEELLKRDVVTPDDVLRLSKTTEKYLCPPEANVYGIDFTRFKLRDMESGTVLFEVAKPPPPEDGEDADLDLEDSDPNAGRFVRYQFTPQFLKLRTVGATVEFVVGDKPVNKFRMIEKHYFREKMLKCFDFEFGFCIPHSRNTVEHIYEFPLLNQEEIQDMIDHPYETRSDSFYFVEEKLIMHNKADYAYNGGA; this is encoded by the exons ATGAGTACAGACACACGGACTGCTAATTCGGGGAAGAAGAAAGGCGGTGGATTTTTATCGCGTCAAGCGAAAGCGAAATCACAGACTGAATGCGTGACAGAAGAAGAACTTTTGAAGAGGGACGTTGTGACGCCAGATGATGTATTACGACTAAGTAAAACTACAGAGA AATACCTGTGTCCACCTGAGGCCAATGTGTATGGAATCGACTTCACCCGCTTCAAGCTGCGAGATATGGAATCTGGCACAGTGCTGTTTGAAGTAGCTAAACCTCCCCCACCTG AAGATGGGGAAGatgctgaccttgaccttgaagaTAGCGATCCTAATGCTGGACGCTTTGTCAGATACCAGTTTACACCACAGTTTCTCAAACTGAGGACAGTCGGAGCCAC TGTGGAGTTTGTAGTTGGAGACAAGCCAGTCAACAAGTTCCGCATGATTGAAAAGCACTACTTCAGAGAGAAGATGCTCAAATGTTTTGACTTTGAGTTTGGATTCTGCATCCCTCACAGCCGGAACACAGTGGAGCATATATATGAATTCCCACTTCTGAACCAAGAAGAAA TCCAAGACATGATTGACCACCCTTATGAGACTCGCTCCGACAGTTTCTACTTCGTGGAAGAGAAGCTGATCATGCACAATAAAGCAGACTACGCCTACAATGGTGGTGCCTAG